The segment AGGCCGATGGCAAGACGAGCGAGACGTTCGAAATCATCTGCCTGACGGGATGGGCGCCCAGCCCCGATCAACCCAAGCCTGCACGCCGGGGCAGCGCCACCAAATCGCTCGCACAGGCGCTGAAAACCTCCGAAAAGGGTTAGATCAGGGCTTCCAGCAAGCCGATCAGGGGCTTGTCGGCGGGGGGCATCTCAAGCCCGTGCAACTGTACCGGACGAACCCATTTCAACCCGTCCGCATCCAAAGCCGCGGGCGTCCCTTTCCACTTGCGGCAGATATAGAGCAACAGCACAAGGTGTTTGCTACCGAGCGGCTCACTCGCGAACCCCGCTGGCGCCAGGCACGCGGTGTGCGTTTCAATGCCCAGTTCTTCGTGGAGTTCACGAACCAGTGCGGCCTCCGGCGTTTCGCCGGCCTCCACCTTGCCGCCTGGAAATTCCCACAACCCCGCCATGCTGCGATCCGCGCTGCGCTGCTGGACAAGCACCCGGCCATCGGCATCTACCAGCGCCGCCGCAGTCACAAACAGCATGTCCATCGCAATCTATTCCCGTCTTCTAGCAAATTATTAATTCAATTATGCCTAACCCTGTTTTAGGGA is part of the Sphingomonas sp. C3-2 genome and harbors:
- a CDS encoding (deoxy)nucleoside triphosphate pyrophosphohydrolase, whose amino-acid sequence is MDMLFVTAAALVDADGRVLVQQRSADRSMAGLWEFPGGKVEAGETPEAALVRELHEELGIETHTACLAPAGFASEPLGSKHLVLLLYICRKWKGTPAALDADGLKWVRPVQLHGLEMPPADKPLIGLLEALI